In Microbacterium galbinum, a single window of DNA contains:
- a CDS encoding FtsK/SpoIIIE domain-containing protein, with product MRVKLTLRRPAAPLTDIVVMADSTATVADVARQIASTDPTRSIPASPADVLTLSVAPPTSEQLTMLTPDLLVGDAPIGSGFLAEVVNLGPNRASVGTAGARPAAVLTVVAGPAQGQEFALPLGHFLIGRDAANDVTIADPLVSKRHARIEVATTFVEIVDLNSANGILVDGGLVQRLRVIPGQRFTLGDCEFVVHLVSDFDGSAAGDPVLERGGALLFNRSPRVEARFTGEELDEPRYPRDQVQRLFPWPMLVAPILLGAAIYAMSGNPRSLLIVFMSPLMMFGNFISQKTNLGQRLRKEVEKFEENFERLEEKLYLAQPREREVRQNEVPAVAVVFDEAMRLGPLLWTRRPEHWNFLAVRLGSCTDESRTRIKRSDIPEALPEYIERVDRLEERYKMIDDVPILESLQSSGSIGVAGPTSLASDALRGLAVQLFGMHSPNELVAVALTEPGWANELDWLKWLPHTSSERNPFKDVALADSASTGTALLNGLEEIVLRRSREAKSQRPPYGDDWDPMYYGTDVKRAAEEATFPGQTAILVIVTNDAPVDRARLTQILERGADVGVYGLFVAPVVESLPAACRSFVDVSAGLEHARVGTVRNGVAYEDVRVEGVSHAYMTMFAKRLAPVVDSSTVIEDSSDIPNSVMFLSLVGSELASDPNAVIDRWRQNNTILDRSGAPQSRLKKAGNLRAIIGQSQTDAMTLDLRTQGPHALVGGTTGAGKSEFLQAWVLGMAAAHSPDRVTFLFVDYKGGSAFADCVDLPHCVGLVTDLSPHLVRRALTSLRAELHHREHLFNRKKAKDLLELEKRRDPETPPALVLVIDEFAALAGEVPEFVDGVVDIAQRGRSLGIHLIMATQRPAGVIKDNLRANTNLRVALRMADESDSKDVVDDPVAASFPPSLPGRGIAKTGPGRLVPFQSAYAGGWTTDEVQQAEVKVAELRFGSIQTWEADQAPESDSHDEDLGPNDQKRIVSSLVAASSIAGIPAPRRPWLDDLERAVDIRDLPVLGDGQILLGKMDVPSRQMQEPAYFVPDKDGSLLVYGTSGSGKSTVLRTVAIAAGFHAGHSEVEVYGLDFGSGALKSLEVLPHVGSIIGGDDAERVQRILRSLARVLDDRGKRFSAANASSLTEYREITGSREPRILLLIDGFPQFRSEWESTTARMPFYQTFMRILGEGRPLGVHVIASADRSGSVPTAVSANVSRRVVLRLSDDSGYAMLNAPKDVLDETSAPGRAIVDGLETQIATLGGTPNVAEQTKLLEQLAAQLRGAGVREVEEIGALPTRLSVRDLPDRLGEFPVLGVAEDTLAARDFDPVGTFVVAGPPQSGKTTALKGLITSMRRLDPTVKLFHFGGRRAQLKGYADWTRSATTPEEAKELAKELVELVADEALGMRILIVVEDVPQFADSPAERDMKALFQAINRSDHLMIGDADVTQVTSGFGFIGDFKAGRKGIILKPDSFDGDAVFKVPFPKVKRTDFPEGRGIFVQAGRQVTVQMPLVEGDRIG from the coding sequence CGGCGCCCCTGACCGACATCGTCGTGATGGCCGACTCGACCGCGACCGTGGCCGACGTCGCGCGCCAGATCGCATCGACCGATCCGACCCGCAGCATCCCGGCCTCGCCGGCCGATGTGCTCACCCTCTCCGTCGCCCCGCCGACCAGCGAGCAGCTCACCATGCTCACCCCCGACCTCCTCGTCGGTGATGCCCCGATCGGTTCCGGCTTCCTCGCCGAGGTCGTCAACCTCGGCCCGAACCGGGCGTCGGTCGGCACCGCCGGGGCGCGCCCCGCCGCCGTGCTCACGGTGGTCGCCGGCCCCGCGCAGGGCCAGGAGTTCGCCCTGCCCCTCGGACACTTCCTCATCGGTCGCGACGCCGCGAACGACGTGACGATCGCTGATCCGCTGGTCTCGAAGCGCCACGCGCGCATCGAGGTCGCGACGACCTTCGTCGAGATCGTCGACCTGAACTCCGCCAACGGCATCCTCGTCGACGGCGGCCTCGTGCAGCGCCTGCGCGTGATCCCCGGCCAGCGCTTCACCCTCGGCGACTGCGAGTTCGTCGTGCACCTCGTGAGCGACTTCGACGGCTCGGCCGCCGGCGACCCCGTGCTCGAGCGCGGGGGCGCGCTGCTGTTCAACCGCAGCCCGCGGGTCGAGGCGCGATTCACCGGCGAGGAGCTCGACGAGCCCCGCTACCCCCGCGACCAGGTGCAGCGGCTCTTCCCGTGGCCCATGCTGGTCGCGCCGATCCTGTTGGGAGCCGCGATCTACGCGATGAGCGGGAACCCGCGGTCGCTGCTGATCGTCTTCATGTCGCCGCTGATGATGTTCGGAAACTTCATCTCCCAGAAGACGAACCTCGGTCAGCGCCTGCGCAAGGAGGTCGAGAAGTTCGAGGAGAACTTCGAACGCCTCGAGGAGAAGCTCTACCTCGCCCAGCCGCGAGAGCGCGAGGTGCGCCAGAACGAAGTGCCCGCCGTCGCGGTCGTGTTCGACGAGGCGATGCGACTCGGCCCGCTGCTGTGGACCCGTCGACCCGAGCACTGGAACTTCCTGGCCGTGCGGTTGGGGAGCTGTACCGACGAATCGCGTACGCGCATCAAGCGCTCCGACATTCCCGAAGCGCTGCCCGAGTACATCGAGCGCGTGGACCGCCTCGAGGAGCGGTACAAGATGATCGACGACGTGCCGATCCTCGAGTCGCTGCAGAGCTCGGGATCGATCGGCGTCGCCGGCCCCACCTCGCTCGCCAGCGATGCGCTGCGGGGACTCGCGGTGCAGCTGTTCGGGATGCACTCGCCCAATGAGCTCGTCGCGGTCGCCCTCACCGAGCCCGGGTGGGCGAACGAACTCGACTGGCTCAAGTGGCTCCCGCACACCTCCAGCGAGCGCAACCCGTTCAAGGACGTCGCGCTGGCCGACTCGGCCTCGACGGGCACGGCCCTGCTCAACGGCCTCGAGGAGATCGTGCTCCGCCGCTCGCGCGAGGCGAAGTCGCAGCGCCCGCCCTACGGTGACGACTGGGACCCGATGTACTACGGCACCGACGTCAAGCGCGCCGCCGAAGAAGCGACGTTCCCCGGCCAGACCGCGATCCTCGTGATCGTCACCAACGACGCGCCGGTCGACCGCGCACGCCTCACGCAGATCCTCGAGCGGGGAGCGGATGTCGGCGTCTACGGGCTCTTCGTCGCCCCGGTGGTCGAGTCGCTGCCGGCGGCGTGCCGCTCGTTCGTCGACGTCAGCGCCGGCCTCGAGCACGCGCGGGTCGGCACGGTGCGCAACGGTGTCGCCTACGAGGACGTGCGCGTCGAGGGCGTCTCGCACGCGTACATGACGATGTTCGCCAAGCGTCTCGCTCCGGTCGTCGACTCGAGCACCGTGATCGAGGACTCCTCCGACATCCCGAACTCGGTGATGTTCCTGTCGCTCGTCGGCAGCGAGCTGGCCTCCGACCCGAACGCCGTGATCGACCGCTGGCGTCAGAACAACACCATCCTCGACCGTTCGGGTGCTCCGCAGTCGCGCCTGAAGAAGGCGGGCAACCTGCGCGCCATCATCGGGCAGTCGCAGACGGATGCCATGACCCTCGACCTGCGCACGCAGGGGCCGCACGCACTCGTCGGTGGAACCACCGGCGCCGGTAAGAGCGAGTTCCTGCAGGCCTGGGTGCTCGGTATGGCGGCGGCGCACAGCCCCGACCGGGTGACGTTCCTCTTCGTCGACTACAAGGGCGGTTCGGCGTTCGCGGACTGCGTCGATCTGCCGCACTGCGTCGGCCTGGTCACCGATCTCAGCCCGCACCTCGTTCGCCGCGCGCTCACCAGCCTGCGCGCCGAGCTGCACCACCGCGAGCATCTCTTCAACCGCAAGAAGGCGAAGGACCTCCTCGAACTCGAGAAGCGCCGCGACCCCGAGACCCCGCCCGCCCTCGTGCTCGTGATCGACGAGTTCGCGGCGCTCGCCGGAGAGGTGCCCGAGTTCGTCGACGGCGTCGTCGACATCGCGCAGCGCGGTCGCTCCCTCGGCATCCACCTGATCATGGCGACCCAGCGGCCCGCGGGTGTCATCAAGGACAACCTGCGCGCCAACACCAACCTGCGCGTCGCCCTGCGCATGGCCGACGAGTCGGATTCGAAGGACGTCGTCGACGACCCGGTGGCGGCGTCGTTCCCACCCTCGCTCCCCGGTCGCGGCATCGCGAAGACCGGCCCCGGTCGTCTCGTGCCGTTCCAGTCGGCGTACGCCGGTGGGTGGACGACCGACGAGGTGCAGCAGGCAGAGGTCAAGGTGGCCGAGCTGCGGTTCGGATCCATCCAGACGTGGGAGGCCGACCAGGCACCCGAATCCGACTCGCACGACGAGGACCTCGGCCCGAACGACCAGAAGCGCATCGTCTCGTCGCTCGTCGCGGCATCCTCGATCGCCGGCATCCCGGCCCCGCGCCGCCCGTGGCTCGACGACCTCGAGCGCGCGGTCGACATCCGCGACCTGCCGGTGCTCGGTGACGGGCAGATCCTGCTCGGCAAGATGGACGTGCCCTCCCGGCAGATGCAGGAGCCCGCGTACTTCGTGCCCGACAAGGACGGCTCGCTCCTCGTCTACGGCACGAGCGGCTCGGGCAAGTCGACCGTGCTGCGCACCGTCGCGATCGCGGCCGGGTTCCACGCCGGGCACTCCGAAGTCGAGGTCTACGGCCTCGACTTCGGGTCGGGTGCGTTGAAGAGCCTCGAGGTCCTCCCGCACGTCGGATCGATCATCGGCGGCGACGATGCCGAGCGCGTGCAGCGCATCCTGCGCTCGCTCGCGCGGGTGCTCGACGATCGCGGCAAGCGCTTCAGCGCCGCGAACGCCTCGAGCCTCACCGAGTACCGCGAGATCACCGGGTCGCGCGAGCCGCGCATCCTGCTGCTCATCGACGGATTCCCGCAGTTCCGCAGCGAGTGGGAATCGACCACCGCGCGGATGCCGTTCTACCAGACCTTCATGCGCATCCTCGGCGAGGGGCGCCCGCTCGGCGTGCACGTGATCGCGAGCGCCGACCGCTCGGGTTCCGTGCCGACGGCGGTCAGCGCGAACGTGTCGCGCCGCGTGGTGCTGCGTCTCTCCGACGACTCCGGCTACGCGATGCTCAACGCCCCGAAGGACGTGCTCGACGAGACGTCCGCCCCGGGTCGTGCCATCGTCGACGGCCTCGAGACGCAGATCGCGACGCTCGGCGGCACCCCCAACGTGGCCGAGCAGACCAAGCTGCTCGAGCAGCTCGCGGCCCAGCTGCGCGGAGCCGGGGTGCGCGAGGTCGAGGAGATCGGCGCGCTGCCCACCCGCCTCTCGGTGCGCGATCTGCCCGATCGCCTGGGCGAGTTCCCGGTGCTGGGTGTCGCGGAGGACACGCTCGCCGCGCGCGACTTCGATCCTGTCGGCACGTTCGTCGTGGCCGGTCCGCCGCAGTCGGGCAAGACCACGGCGCTCAAGGGGCTCATCACGTCGATGCGGCGGCTCGACCCGACGGTCAAGCTGTTCCACTTCGGCGGACGGCGGGCGCAGCTCAAGGGATACGCCGACTGGACGCGCAGCGCCACCACGCCCGAAGAGGCGAAGGAGCTCGCGAAGGAACTCGTCGAGCTCGTCGCCGACGAGGCGCTCGGAATGCGCATCCTCATCGTCGTGGAGGACGTGCCGCAGTTCGCCGACTCGCCCGCCGAGCGCGATATGAAGGCGCTGTTCCAGGCGATCAACCGCAGCGACCACCTCATGATCGGCGATGCCGACGTGACGCAGGTCACCAGCGGCTTCGGGTTCATCGGCGATTTCAAGGCCGGCCGCAAGGGCATCATCCTCAAGCCCGACTCGTTCGACGGCGACGCGGTGTTCAAGGTGCCGT